The following proteins are encoded in a genomic region of Drosophila miranda strain MSH22 chromosome 4, D.miranda_PacBio2.1, whole genome shotgun sequence:
- the LOC108164264 gene encoding protein glass, with the protein MREKDHSPRKMLPSPKQGCVYPALGLVPTSYISHVPYDLAAASTISSSSSASSATTTTTTAAARQQHLHPQQLHHGGKAKRRSSYDQPLDLRLAHKRKTDLDPSMDGGPMEDENSNLIMFASELASAQQKEKELNNNHIAASLADLGFDMSRKMLRALREGGAGSGAAGPATPLGAVPPQCTVPAVHPTLLEAMTKTLPLQYRNVFAGVLPGKASSAAASTSPTGGEFNFRHPLKKCELTWPPPTEQLQLELPGGGGGMGNPSGGKTAPHPQLQDYQTRQHSRKAKARAPASTGGQTGPGAASLPQRNKDRYTCKFCGKVFPRSANLTRHLRTHTGEQPYKCKYCERSFSISSNLQRHVRNIHNKERPFKCEICERCFGQQTNLDRHLKKHESDAVSLSALSGVSERMHCIRRFCENPSEESYFEEIRTFMGKVTQQQQQQQHHQQQQNHHQSVTTPRSSASSSCSSSHTPTSSRHTPTQSDTSEALAQELRRLQAERIKVGEDSNDATSGAARTASPAAEEEDSKPILELKKTLTSKLFPTTTPKVTPAAAAVTVKEEQQP; encoded by the coding sequence ATGAGAGAGAAAGACCACTCACCAAGAAAGATGCTTCCTAGCCCGAAACAGGGCTGCGTTTACCCTGCCTTAGGATTAGTACCCACATCGTATATATCACACGTACCTTACGACCTGGCAGCCGCCTCGACGatatcctcctcctcctccgcctcctcgGCGACGACGACCACCACAACGGCGGCGGCCCGGCAGCAGCATCTGCATCCGCAGCAGCTCCATCATGGCGGCAAGGCCAAGAGGAGGAGCAGCTATGACCAGCCGCTGGATCTGCGGCTGGCGCACAAGCGGAAGACGGATCTGGATCCGTCCATGGACGGAGGTCCCATGGAGGACGAGAACAGCAACCTAATCATGTTCGCCAGCGAACTGGCCTCCGCCCagcagaaggagaaggagctgAACAACAACCACATAGCCGCCTCCCTGGCGGATCTCGGCTTTGACATGAGCCGCAAGATGCTGCGAGCCCTACGGGAGGGGGGAGCGGGCAGCGGGGCAGCCGGGCCTGCCACACCCCTGGGTGCCGTGCCTCCGCAGTGCACGGTGCCCGCAGTGCATCCCACGCTCCTCGAGGCCATGACCAAGACGCTGCCACTGCAGTACAGGAATGTCTTTGCAGGTGTGCTACCGGGAAAGGCCAGCAGTGCGGCTGCCTCCACGAGCCCCACGGGCGGCGAGTTCAACTTCCGTCATCCGCTGAAGAAATGCGAGCTGACATGGCCCCCGCCCACAGAGCAATTGCAGCTGGAACTGccaggaggtggaggaggtaTGGGAAATCCCAGCGGCGGAAAGACGGCTCCACATCCCCAGCTGCAGGACTACCAGACGCGCCAGCATTCGCGGAAGGCCAAGGCAAGAGCTCCGGCGTCCACAGGTGGCCAGACTGGCCCAGGAGCCGCCTCCCTGCCGCAGCGGAACAAGGATCGGTACACGTGCAAGTTCTGCGGCAAGGTGTTCCCCCGATCGGCGAACCTCACGCGCCACCTGCGCACTCACACGGGCGAGCAGCCGTACAAATGCAAATACTGCGAACGTTCCTTCAGCATCTCCTCGAACCTGCAGCGCCACGTGCGGAATATCCACAACAAGGAGCGGCCCTTCAAGTGCGAGATCTGCGAGCGCTGCTTCGGCCAGCAGACGAATCTTGACCGGCACCTGAAGAAGCACGAATCGGACGCGGTGTCGCTGAGTGCCTTGAGCGGGGTGAGCGAACGGATGCACTGCATCCGACGCTTCTGCGAGAACCCCAGCGAGGAGTCCTACTTTGAGGAGATCCGCACCTTCATGGGGAAGGtcacccagcagcagcaacagcaacagcatcaccagcagcagcagaaccatCATCAGTCAGTGACCACGCCCCGTAGCTCGGCCTCCAGCTCGTGCTCCTCCTCGCATACGCCCACATCCTCGCGCCACACACCCACGCAGTCGGACACATCGGAGGCCCTGGCCCAAGAGCTGCGGCGCCTGCAGGCGGAACGTATCAAAGTCGGTGAAGACAGCAATGATGCAACATCAGGAGCAGCGAGAACTGCTTCCCCAGCGGCCGAGGAGGAAGACTCCAAGCCCATCCTCGAGCTGAAGAAGACCCTGACTTCAAAGCTATTTCCCACTACCACACCGAAAGTTacgccagctgctgctgctgtcaccgtgaaggaggagcagcagcccTAA
- the LOC108161373 gene encoding uncharacterized protein LOC108161373 codes for MPLLCPRLDNVASRLMHQRPVIDVGIDGSRPRESNAGLQLQDAGLKCPRQTESYPIIIEAYSGQTESYPSQTESSHSSTEAHPLQNPYPTATMILRSGHRNKDFEYGNHGRDYAGY; via the exons ATGCCATTGCTGTGTCCCAGACTCGACAATGTGGCGTCCCGTCTGATGCATCAGCGACCAGTGATCGACGTCGGAATTGATGGTTCACGCCCACGGGAATCAAACGCTGGGCTTCAGCTTCAAGACGC GGGACTTAAGTGCCCCCGCCAGACGGAGTCCTATCCAATCATTATCGAAGCATATTCGGGACAGACCGAGTCCTATCCCAGCCAGACAGAATCGTCTCATAGCAGTACAGAAGCGCACCCCTTGCAAAATCCGTACCCAACAGCCACCATGATCCTTCGTTCTGGCCATCGAAACAAGGACTTTGAGTATGGCAACCATGGGAGGGACTACGCGGGCTACTAG